The sequence CGTCTGCCTGGACCTGCTGCGGGGCCAGGGCCGGCGGGCCCTGCCGATGGATCTCGGGGTGCCGTCCGCGCCGGTGGCGGCGTCGCTCGGCACGCCCGGCTCGGGCCGGGAGTGGCTGGACCCGGCGCCGGACGCCGTCGTGCTGCCGGCGGACCCGGCCGAGCTGGCGGTGACCCGCGAGTCGGTCCGGCTGGCCTTCGTCGCCGCGTTGCAGCACCTGCCGCCGCGGCAGCGCGCAGTGCTGATCCTGCGGGACGTGCTGCGCTGGCGGGCCGGCGAGGTCGCCGAGCTGCTCGACACCACCGTCGCCGCGGTGACCAGCGCGGTGCAGCGGGCCCGGGCCACGATGGCCGACCGGGCGGCGACCGCGCCGGCCCCCGCGCTCAACCGGGAGCACCGGGAGCTGCTCGACCGCTACGTCCAGGTCTTCGAGCGGTACGACATCGACGCCCTGGTGGCGCTGCTGCGCGAGGACGCGGTGCAGACCATGCCGCCGTATCCGCTGTGGCTGCGGGGGCCGACCGACATCGGCCGGTGGCTGAGCGGGCCGGGCGCCGGTTGCCGGGGTTCCCGGCTGCTGCCGGTGGCCGCCAACGGCGGGCCGGCCCTCGCGCAGTTCCGGCCCGACCCGGCCGGCGGCCACCGCGCGTTCTCGATCCAGCTGGTGGAGTCCTCCGGCGGTCGGATCACCCGGCTCACCCATTTCCTCCAGCCGCAGCTCTTCCCGCTGTTCGGCCTGCCCGACCGGCTGCCCTGAGCGGTACGCCGCCGACGGGGCCGGTGTCCGGACCGATGAATTCCGGCCGGCGCCGGAGTCCATCCCAGGACAGCGCCCCGTCGGCGGAGGACCATGACCGGGACGGCAGCCACCCGGCGACGATCGTGCCGCCGGCCACGCAGGAACGGAGACCAGCATGTTCACGGACACCTTGGCGTTCAGTTCCTTCTCGGTGGACGACATCGGCCGCGCCCAGCAGTTCTACGCCGACACCCTCGGCCTGCGGGTGTCGCGCGACGACGAGATGGGCGGCCTGCTGACCCTGCACATCGCCGGGGACCGGCCGGTGCTCGTGTACCCGAAGGCGGACCACGAGCCGGCCCGGCACACCGTGCTGAACTTCCCGGTGCCGGACGTCGACCGGGCCGTGGACGAGCTGACCGCGCGGGGCGTGCGGTTCGTCCGCTACGAGGGGCTGGGGCAGGACGAGAAGGGCGTGATGCGCGGCAACGGGCCGACGATCGCCTGGTTCACCGACCCGGCCGGCAACATCCTGTCGGTGCTCGCGCAGGGCTGACCCCGGTGGGCCTGCGCGTCGTCGGCGCCTCGTGGCCGACGGGGTCAGGAGGCGAGCTCGGCGACGAGTTCGTCGTCCTCCACGGCACCGGTCGGGGCGAAGCCGAGGGAGGTGTAGAGGCGGGCCGCCGGGGCGTTGTCGGGGTGGTACGAGAGGCGGACCACGCTGCCGCCGTCCTGTGCGGCGAGCCAGTCGGCCAGGGTACGGACGGTGGCCCGACCGACGCCCCGGTCCTGTTCGTCGGCGGCGATCACCATGCCGCCGATCCAGCGGGAGCCGTCCTCGTCGACGCCCCACATGGCGTGTCCGACCACCGTTTCGTCGGCGTAGACGGCCAGCGAGGTCCACCCGTCGGAGCGCATGGTCAGCACCAGGTAACGGGCGGCCAGGGCGGGTACCCAGGCGCGCTGGTCGTCGCGGGGCGCCACGTCGGCGACGTCCCGCCAGTTGTCGTCGTCGACCGGCCGCAGCGTGATGTGGCGTCCGGCCGAGTCGCGCAGCCCAGAATCGATCATGACGGTGAGCCTAGGTCCGGGCCGACCGGGTGACGAGCTGTTTCACCCGGCCGGTCGTGCTCACCCGGCCCGGCGCCCAGGGCACGGCCGGGTGAGCCGTCGACCGTCCGGCTCAGTTCGCCCGGGCGTCCAGGTACGGCCGCGGGTCACCGGCCCCGAGGTCGGTGATGCCGGCGGTGCGCAGGGCCCCGATGGCGAGGGTGCGGCGCACCGCGGCGAAGGTGATCACGTGTCCGATGGCGCCGCCCAGGGTGTGCGTGGTCGGCGGCGAGCAGGTGGTGTCGACGAAGGTGTCGGCCAGCGTGCCGTCGGCGAGCGTCCGGGCGACGAAGGCCCGCCAGTCCCGCCCGGCCGCCTCGTGCCGCGCGGACAGCCCGGCGATCGACCGGTCGCTCTCGTCGGGCCAGTCGCCCCCGCGCAACGCCGACAGCCAGTGCTCCTCCTGGGTCACCATGGCGTTGATCAGGGAACGGAGGGTCGGTCGGTCGTCGATGGTCTCCACCGAGACGGTGACGGGCCGGTCGAGCACCTCGTCGTCGAGGGTGGCGGCCCGCTCGATGACGGCGGACAGGGTGGCGACGTGGTGGTCGACGAGATGTTGCAACACGTCCATGGCGGTCTCCTCGTGGGTGCCCGGCAGCCGCAGGCCACCGGGGGGCTGGAAGTGCACGCCGCTGGGGCAGGGCAGTTCCAGCTCGCGGAAGGTGAGTGGCCGGCGCCGCCGGATGAGTGTCGGCGACGCGCCGTAGGAGCGCAGGAAGGCGCGGCTGAACGCCTCGTGCGAGCCGTACCCGGCCTCGACGGCGACGTCGAGGACGGTCCGGTCGGTGGTGGTGAGCCGGTGCGCCGCGCGCTCCAGCAGCAGCCGGCGGCGCAGCGCGCCGGGTGGTTCCCCGGTGGCCGCCGCGACCAGCCGGTCGAAGTGGAACCGGGACAGGTGCGCCCGGGCCGCCAGCGCGGCCGGGCTGACGGCGGGATCCTCCACGCCCACCTGCACCCAGTGCAGGATGCGGGCCAGTTCGTCCGTCGTCGTCATGCGAACAGCCTGCACCCGAGGGTGGCCGGCGCGCTTGACCGCCGTTGCGCACCTGCCGGCGCCACGGCCGGCCCGCGGCACGGGCCGGCCGGGCGGACGCTCAGTCGAGCAGCGAGTCCAGGCCGATGGTCAGGCCCGGGCGGGTACGCACCGCGCGGACGGCCAGCAGCACGCCCGGCATGAACGAGGCCCGGTCGTACGAGTCGTGCCGGATGGTCAGCGTCTCGCCGATGGTGCCGAAGAGCACCTCCTGGTGGGCGACCAGCCCGGTGGCCCGCACGGCGTGCACGCGTACCCCGTCGATGTCGGCGCCGCGCGCACCCGGCACCTCGTCCGAGGTGGCGTCCGGCGACGGGCCGAGACCGGCGTCGGCGCGCGCCTGCGCGATCCGGCGGGCGGTGTGGGTGGCGGTGCCGCTGGGGGCGTCGAGCTTGCGCGGGTGATGCTGTTCGATGATCTCGACGGACTCGAAGTGCCGGGCGGCCCGCGCGGCGAACTGCATCATCAGCACCGCGCCGATGCCGAAGTTCGGGGCGATCACCACGCCGACGCCCGGCTTGCGCTCCAGCCAACCGCGCACCCGCTCGATCCGCTGCTCGGTGAAGCCGGTGGTGCCGACCACCGCGCTGATGCCCTGGTCGATGCACCAGTGCAGGTTGTCCATGACGACGTCCGGGGTGGTGAAGTCGACGACCACCTCGGCGCCCGCGTCGGAGGCGTTGAACAGCCAGTCGCCCTGGTCGACCATCGCCACCAGGTCCATGTCGGAGGCCGCGTCAACCGCCTTGCACACCTCGACGCCCATCCGGCCCCGGGCACCCAGCACGCCGACCCGGATCGGCTCGTCCAGGCCCTTCTCCTGCTCGTCAGTCACGGGGCACAACCTATCCCAATCGGGACGCCCTCACCCGCCGGGACCACCCACGTCCCACGGGACGCCGGTGATCCACTCCAAATGCGGCATGTCGCACCTTCCGGCGGCGCGGACACCGCGACACGCCGCATCCCACGACCGTCCCGTCCGGGCGGGCGGGTCGGGCGGTCAGGCGGAGAAGTCGTGCTCGCCGAACGGGCCGACCACGGCCAGGGACATCGGCCGGCTCAGCAGCTCGGCGGCGAGGGCGTTCACGTCCGCCAGGGTGACCGCGTCGACCCGGGCGAGCAGCTCGTCCACCGGCATCAGGTCGCCGTAGAGCAGCTCCCCCTTGGCCAGCCGGCTCATCCGCGAGCCGGTGTCCTCCAGGCCCAGCACGAACGATCCCTTGCTCATGCCCTTGCCCCGGGCCAGCTCGGCCTCGCTGATCCCCTCGGCGGCCACCCGGGCCAGCTCGGCGCGGGTCAGCTCCAGCACCTCGTCCACCTTGCCCGGCGCGCAGCCGGCGTAGACGGCGAAGAGGCCGCTGTCGGCGTACTGGCTGGCGTACGAGTAGACCGAGTAGGCCAGGCCCCGCTGCTCGCGGATCTCCTGGAACAGCCGGCTGGACATCCCGCCGCCGAGGACGTTGTTGAGCACGCCGAGGGCGAAGCGCCGCTCGTCGAGGCGGTCGATGCCGGGGCAGCCGAGGATGACGTGCGCCTGCTCGGACTCCTTCGGCTCCACCAGGGTGGCGGCCGGCCTGGTGCGTACCGCCGGAGTGGCCGGCCGGTGCGGAGCCGGGGTCGTCGGGTCGGTGTCCAGCGGGGTGCCGCGCAGCGCCTGGCGGACCAGCTTGACCACGGTGGCGTGGTCCAGGTTGCCGGCGGCGGCGATGACGATCTGCGGCGCGGTGTACCGGCGCCGGTAGAAGCTGTGGATCTGCCGCCGGGTCATCGGGGTGACCGTCTCCTCGGTGCCGGAGATCAGCCGGCCCAGGGGATGGTCGCCGTAGACGGCGCGGGCGAAGAGGTCGTGCACCTCGTCGCCGGGCTCGTCGTCGTGCATGGCGATCTCTTCGAGGATGACGCCGCGCTCGGTCTCCACGTCGGCCGCCTCGATCACCGAGTCGGCCACCAGGTCGCACATGACGTCGATCGCCAGCGGCAGGTCCTCGTCCAGCACGCGGGCGTAGTAGCAGGTGTATTCCTTGGTGGTGAAGGCGTTGGTCTCACCGCCCACCGCCTCGATCTCCGAGGAGATCTCCAGCGCGCCGCGCTTGTGGGTGCCCTTGAAGAGCAGGTGCTCCAGGAAGTGCGCCGCGCCGGCCTGCGGGCCGGTCTCGTCCCGCGAGCCGACCGCCACCCAGATGCCGAACGAGACGCTGCGCATCGCCGGGATCGCCTCGGTGAGCACGCGCAACCCGCTGGGCAGCACGGTACGGCGTACCGTGCCGCCCAGCGGGTCGTCACTCAGCGTGCGGGTGACCGCCCGGCCCGACCCGGCACGACCGGATTGCGTCCCGGTGGCGTGCCGGACGGCTCCGGACGGCCCCACCCCCCGTCGACCCGCAGGAAAAGACGAACGCTGGGCCCGACTCACGGAAACCTGCTCTCAGTTGACGAGGGGTGGGTGGTGCTGTGGCGCGGTGGGTCAGCTGTGCCGGGTCCGGCGACGCGGGCGCTCGCCGCCCTCGCCGCCCTCGCCGCCACCCTCGCCGCCGCCCTGGGGCCGGTCGCCGCGCTCCGGGGCACGACCGCCCCGGTCGCCGCCCCGGTCACCACGGTCGCGCGGGGCACGGTCACCGCCGCGGTCGCCACCCCGGCCGGCCGGACGCTCGCCACCGGCGGCCTCGCCGGCGGCCGGCGCCTCGGCGCCCTCCGGGCGGACCTTGTCCAGGTAGATCTTGCCGCGGGCGTCGATGTCCGCGATCTCGACCTCGACCCGGTCGCCGACGTTGAGGAAGTCCTCGACCTTCTCGACCCGCTTGCCGTCGCCCACCTTGGAGATGTGCAGCAGGCCGTCGCGGCCCGGCAGCAGCGAGACGAACGCGCCGAACGCGGCCGTCTTGACCACCGTGCCGAGGAACCGCTCCCCCACCTTCGGCAGGGTCGGGTTGGCGATGCCGTTGATCCGGTCCACCGCGGCCTGGGCCGACGGGCCGTTGGTCGCGCCGACGTAGATCGTGCCGTCGTCCTCGATGGAGATCTCGGCGCCGGTCTCGTCCTGGATGGCGTTGATGGTCTGGCCCTTCGGGCCGATCACCATGCCGATCTTGTCGACCGGGATCTTGACGGTGGTGACCCGCGGCGCGTAGTCCGACATCTCGGCCGGAGCCTCGATCGCCGCCTGCATCACGTCGAGGATGGTCTGCCGGGCCTCGTGCGCCTGCTGGAGCGCGGCGGCCAGCACGTCCGACGGGATGCCGTCGAGCTTGGTGTCGAGCTGCAGCGCGGTGACGAAGTCCCGGGTGCCGGCGACCTTGAAGTCCATGTCACCGAACGCGTCCTCGGCACCGAGGATGTCGGTCAGCGTCACGTACTGGGTCTTGCCCTCGACCTCGTCGGAGATGAGGCCCATGGCGATGCCGGCGACCGGCGCCTTCAGCGGCACACCGGCCGACAGCAGGCCCAGCGTCGAGGCGCAGACCGAACCCATCGAGGTGGAGCCGTTGGAGCCGAGCGCCTCGGAGACCTGCCGGATGGCGTACGGGAACTCCTCGCGCGCCGGCAGCACCGGGATCAGCGCCCGCTCGGCGAGCGCGCCGTGGCCGATCTCGCGCCGCTTCGGCGAACCGACCCGGCCGGTCTCACCGGTCGAGTACGGCGGGAAGTTGTAGTTGTGCATGTAGCGCTTGGACTTCTCCGGGGAGAGGGTGTCCAGCGACTGCTCCATGCGCAGCATGTTCAGCGTGGTGACACCCAGGATCTGGGTCTCGCCCCGCTCGAACAGCGCCGAGCCGTGCACCCGGGGCAGCACGCCGACCTCGGCGGTCAGCGGACGGATGTCGCGCGGGCCGCGGCCGTCGATGCGGATCTGCTCGCGCAGCACCCGGTTGCGGACCTCGGACTTGGTCAGCGACCGGAAGGCGGCGCTGAGCTCCTTCTCCCGGCCCTCGAAGCGACCGCCGAGCTCCTCGGCGACCCGGGCCTTGACCCGGTCCAGGGCCTCCTCGCGGGCGGCCTTGCCGGCGATGGTGAGCGCCTCGGCCACGTCGGCGCGGGCCACCTCGGCCACCGCCGCGTACACGTCGTCCTGGTAGTCCAGGAAGACCGGGAACTCGGCGACCGGCTTGGCGGCCACCTCGGCCAGCTCGCTCTGCGCCCGGCACAGCTCGCGGATGGCCGGCTTGGCGGCCTCCAGGCCGCTGGCCACGACCTCCTCGGTCGGGGCCGGGGCACCGCCGGCGACCAGCGCCACGGTGTGCTCGGTGGCCTCGGCCTCGACCATCATGATCGCGACGTCGCCGTCCGGCAGGGCGCGACCGGCCACCACCATGTCGAAGGTGGCCCGGGCCAGCTCCTCGATGGTCGGGAAGGCGACCCACTGGCCGTCGACGTGCGCCATCCGGGTGGCCCCGATCGGGCCGGAGAACGGCAGGCCGGAGAGCTTGGTCGACATCGAGGCGGCGTTGATCGCCACGACGTCGTACGGGTGCTGCGGGTCGAGCGCGAGGACGGTCTCGACGACCTGGACCTCGTTGCGCAGGCCCTTGACGAACGACGGGCGCAGCGGCCGGTCGATCAGTCGGCAGGTGAGGATCGCGTCCTCGCTGGGGCGGCCCTCGCGGCGGAAGAACGAGCCGGGGATCCGGCCCGCGGCGTACATCCGCTCCTCGACGTCGACGGTCAGCGGGAAGAAGTCGAACTGCTCCTTCGGCTGCTTGCCGGCGGTGGTGGCGGAGAGGACCACGGTCTCGCCCAGCTGGGCGACGACCGAACCGGCGGCCTGACGGGCCAGCCGGCCGGTGGAGAAGGTGATCTCACGGGTGCCGAAGGACCCGTTGTCGATCACAGCGGTACGGGATTCGGTGCCGAGGTTGGTCTCGGTCATGGTGCTGTCGTGCTCCTTCGCGTCGGGGGCCCACGACACGGGAGCTGCTCAGACGGCCGGTCTTCGATCGAAGCGCCCGGGTGACCGGCGTGATGCCGGGGTGCCCGGAGGCCACTACCGGAGACCGGTACGCTGACCGGCTCCCTCTCGGGTGGTCGCGCGGCCCTGTTCTTCAGTGGTACCGGAACGGGGGAGCGGCCGCAGGCCACTCCCCCGTCACGTCACCGGCGCAGACCGAGTCGCTCGATGAGCGACCGGTAGCGGTTGATGTCCTTCTTCTGGACGTAGTTGAGCAGCCGACGGCGCCGGCCGACCAGCAGCAGCAGCCCGCGGCGGCTGTGGTGGTCGTGCTTGTGCACCTTCAGGTGCTCGGTCAGCTCGGCGATCCGCTTGGTGAGGACCGCGACCTGCACCTCCGGCGAACCGGTGTCGCCCTCGGCGGTCGCGTACTCCGCACGGATCGTGGCCTTGGCTTCCTGGTCGAGCGCCATGTTCTCCCTGTTTCGGTGGGTTGATCACTGGTGTCCGTCGAACCGGTCAGGAGACCGGAACGGACCGGTACCTCGCACCCGCGGCGTCGTGCAGGCACGCGAGGCCCCACGTCGGTCAGCCGACGTCCCCGCCAGACTACCAGTCCGGCCCGGTCCCATCCGGTCAAGGTCGGCAAAGCCGCCCACGGCGCGCTCAGCCGACCGCCCGGCGGGTCCGCTCGACGTCCTCGGCGATCTGCGCCACGAGGGGCTCGATGGCGTCGTACCGGCGCTGCTCCCGCAGGTGCGCGACGAAGTCCAGGGCCAGCCGCTCGCCGTACAGGTCGCCGGAGAAGTCCAGCGCGTACGCCTCCACCCGCCGCTCCCGGCCGGAGAAGGTCGGGTTGGTACCGATCGACACCGCCGCCGCCAGGGGCTCCCGCTGGCCCCGACGCACCAGCCGGGCGGCGTACACCCCGTCGGCGGGGACCGCCGCGTACCGGTGGCGGAGCAGGTTGGCGGTGGGGTAACCCAGCTCACGTCCGCGCTGGTCGCCCCGGACCACCACCCCCTCCAGCCGGTGCGGGCGGCCCAGCGCGGCGGCCGCGGCGGCCACGTCGCCCGCGTCGACGCAGGAGCGGATGTACGTCGAGGAGAAGACGGTGCCCGCCTCGGCCACCAGCGGCGCGCCCTCCACGCCGAAGCCGAAGGTGCGGCCGAGCCGGGTCAGCAGCGCCACGTCGCCGGCCGCCCGGTGCCCGAACCGGAAGTTGTCCCCCACCACCACCAGCGCGGCGTGCAGGTGCTCGACCAGGACGTCGTGCACGAACGCCTCCGCCGGCAGCCGGGAGAACTCCGGGGTGAAGGGCACCACGCAGAGCACGTCGACGCCGAGGTCCTCGATCAGTTCCGCCTTGCGGGCCGGCTCGGTGAGCACGGCGGGGTGCGAGCCGGGGCGGACCACCTCCGCCGGGTGCGGGTCGAAGGTGACCACCACCGACTTCACGCCCAGCTCCCGGGCCCGGGCCACGGCGTGTCCGATGGTCGCCTGGTGCCCCTTGTGCACGCCGTCGAAGACGCCGATGGTGACGACCGAACGTCCCCAGCCACCGGGCGCCGCGTCGTACCCCCGCCACCGCTGCATGCCGTTCCTCCCCTGCTTCCCCGGCCTCGCCGGGCACCCGCGCCGGCCGCGCGACCGGCGCACCCGCCACCGCCGTCAGGCCGGGGCGAGCACGATCTCCGCGCGGGCCCGGCCGTCCCGCTCGCTGACGATAGCGATCAGGCCGCCGTCGGGACCGAAGACCGCGTACGGCCCGGCGATGCCGGCCGCGTCGAGCGGCCCGCCGTGGGAGAGCACCTTCGCCTCGTCCGCGCTGGCCTCCCGACGCGGGAAGAACCGGTCGGCCGCCGCGTCGAGCGGCAGGTTGACCACCTCGGGCGCACGCTGCTCCAACTCGTCGAGGGTGGCCGCCTCGGTCAACCGGAAGCCACCCACCGCGGTGCGCCGCAGCGCGGTGAGGTGCCCACCCACCCGCAGCGCCAGGCCCGCGTCCCGCGCGATGGCCCGGATGTACGTCCCGGACGAGCAGGTCACGTCGATGTCCACGTCCAGCACGTCGGGAGCGTCCCGGCGGACGGCCAGCACGTCGAGGCGGGAGATGGTGACCCGCCGGGCGGGCAGCTCGACGCTCTCGCCCTCGCGTACCCGCTTGTAGGCCCGCTGCCCGTTGATCTTGATAGCGCTGACCGCGCTGGGCACCTGGTCGACCTCGCCGGCGAGCGCGGCGAACGCCGCCCGGACCGCCTCGTCGGTGAGCTGGCCGGCCGGGGTGGTGGCGATCACGTCACCCTCGGCGTCGTCGGTGACGGTGGCCTGCCCGAGCCGCACCGTGGCGGTGTAGCTCTTGCCGGCGCCGATCACGTACGTCAACAGCCGGGTCGCCCGGCCCACCCCGATCACCAGCACGCCGGTGGCCATCGGGTCGAGCGTGCCACCGTGCCCCACCCGCCGGGTCTTCGCCAGCCGGCGGATGCGCGCCACCACGTCGTGCGACGTCATGCCGCCCGGCTTGTCCACCACGATCAGCCCGTCACCGCTCACGACCGCCAAGCCTGCCAGACGGGGTCACCGGCGCCGTCACCGCACGGCACAATGCCCCTCGCGTCCCCACCACCGTCTCCGGAGTCCCGATGAGCAACCCGCCCTCCCACGAGCACCGCGCCCGGGTCGACCTGCCGGAGTGGATGCGCGACCCCGAGCCGCCCCGCCGCACCCCGGGCCGGCTGCTCTCCGAGCTGGTCGACCGGACACCCGTGCTGCGCGAGCTGCGGCGCGCGGTGTGGCGGTGGCGGGAGCACACCCGGTTCAGCGAGCGGCACCCGGTGCTCTCGGCGGTCGTGTCGTTCGTGTTCGTCGCGGCCGTCGCCACGGTGCTCGTCGCGGGCGCGGTCTACCTGTTCGGCAGGATGCGCGAGGGCACCCTCTGAGCCAGGGCACGTCGGTGGGCTCCGCCGGGCGTTCCCGCACCCGGCCCGGCGGCGTCAGCGGACCGCGCCGATCACCGCCCACCCGCCCGAGCGCAGCCGCAGCAGCAGTGCGACCAGCCGGATCACGATGAACAGGGTCAGCCCGGCCCAGATCCCGCCGAGCCCCAGGTCGAGCCCGTGGGCGAGCCAGATCGCCGGCAGGAAGCCGCCGAGCGCCGCGACGATGGTCAGGTTGCGCAGGTAGCGCACGTCCCCGGCGCCGATGAGCACGCCGTCGAGGGCGAAGACCACGCCGGCCAGCGGCTGCATCGCCACGAACCAGGGCCAGGCCACCATGGCCTGCTCGCGTACCTGCGGATCGGAGCTGAACCAGGACGGGACCACGCCGGCCCCGGCGGCGATCAGCACCGCGAAGCCGACGCCGGCAACTCCGCCGAGCAGCGCGAACCGGCGGGCGAGGGCCCGCGCCCCGGCGGCGTCGCCGGCCCCGAGCGCGGCGCCGATCAGCGCCTGGGCCGCGATGGCGAGGGCGTCGAGCACCAGCGCGGTGAAGAACCACAGTTGCAGGGCGATCTGGTGGGCGCCGACGGCGGCGGCGCCGAACCGCGCGGCGACCGCCGTGGCGGAGAGGAAGCTGGCCTGGAACGCGACGCCCCGGACCAGCAGGTCGCGGCTGAGCGCCAGCTGCTGCCGGATCAGCCGGGGCCGGGGCCGCAGGGAGACCCGCTCGCGGACCAGCGCCGCGGCGAAGAGCGCGCCGGAGACCGTCTGCGCGACGGCGTTGGCCACCGCCGAGCCGGCCAGCCCGAGCCCGGCCGGGTACACCAGCAGCGGGCAGAGCAGCGCGGAGAGCAGGTTGGGCGCGAGCACGAAGACCAGCGGGCGGCGGGTGTCCTGGATGCCGCGCAACCAGCCGTTGCCGGCGGCGGCGAGGAGCAGCCCGGGCGCGCCGAGCGCCGCGATCCGCAGCCACTGCGCGGCCGCGCCGGCCACGTCGTCCCCACCCCCGGCGAGGGTACGCGCCAGCGCCCCGCCGCCGAGCTGCATGGCGAGCGCGACGAGCACGCCCACCCCGAGGGCGAGCCAGGACGCCTGCACGCCCTCGGCCACCGCCGCCGCCCGGTCGCCGGAGCCGAACCGACGGGCCGCCCGCCCGGTGATCCCGTACGCGAGCACGGTGCCCAGCCAGGCGGTGAGGGTCATCACGGTGCCGCCGACGGCCAGCGCGGCGAGCGGCACCCGGCCGAGGTGCCCGACCACCGCCGTGTCGACCAGCACGTAGAGCGGTTCGGCGGCGAGCACCACCAGCGCGGGCAGGGCGAGGGCGGCGATCCGGCGCGGCGGCGCGATCGCGGCGGCGGTGGCGGTCTGACTCATCGCCGCCGATCCTGGCACGGCAGAGGTAAGGATCGCAAGACCTGTCAGCGCTTACGCCAAGGCGCCAGGCAACCCACCCCAGATACGGCGTGTCGAGGTGTCCACGCTCCGGAAGACCGCGACACGCCGGCTTCCCTGTCGATCAGCGGACCGGAGTCGGCCCGCCGGCGGACGGCTGGAAGGGCGCGGGTGGTTCAGCGGGAGGGGAGGGCGTCGAGCCAGCGGCGGACCTGGCGGCGGGTGCGCAGCCGGACCACCGGCAAGTCCGGTGCGTGGGCGGCGACGGCGGCGAACACCCGGGGCCGGGAGCGGCCGGGATAACGCCAGACGTAGCGCAGGAAGCCCAGGTCGAGCCGTTCGGGGCAGCCGGCCGGCAGGTCGGGGCGGTCGGCGGCGCGGCGGTCCCAGCGGCGGCGCACGACCCGGGCGAGGCAGAGCGGCCAGGGCAGGTCGACCAGCACCAGCAGGTCGGCGCGGGGCAGGCGGAGATCGAGGGTGCTGCCGTAGTTGCCGTCCATCACCCAGCGCTCGCCGGCCGCGAGCGCGGCGACCTGGGCGTGGAAGGCCGCGTCGTCGGCGGGGATCCAGCCGGGTCGCCAGTAGTGCCGGTCGAGGTGGATCAGCGGCAGGTCGAGCCGGCGGGCGGCCGCGCGGGCGAGGGTGCTCTTGCCGGCCCCCGAACTGCCGACGATCAGGATGCGACGCACCGGGCGACGGTACCGGTCAGGGGTCGGACGGCGCGGACCCCGACCGCTCGGATGCGGGCGGCTCCGGGCGTCGCCGCGCTGCGGGCGATCGGGCACGGCCGGGCGAGTCGGGCGGTAGCGGCAGGACGGCCAGGTTGGTGGCGCCGGGCCGGAGAACAGGACCGAGAGGCGGTGACGTCGGCGACGCGGGACGTCGGCGGCGTCACCGCCGGTCGGGCTGCGTCACTGACGGGTGTCCATCGAAGTCTGCAGGGCGCGCCGCATCTGCTCGCGCGCCTCGTCGGTGGCCTCGGGCTTGGGCTTGGTCGCCATGGGAGTTCCCTTCCAGGGTGCGGACCACCGGGGACGGCGGCCCTACGGGCGGTTCTGCTGAGCGCCCGACGACGGTCCGGGATCACCGGAGCGGCTCGCCTGGCAGCGTGAGCCCGGGTCGGTCTGACCCTGGAGGGAGGCGGCGCCGGGTGTGGCACCACCGCCCGCGACCTGCGTCGCGACGCGGCGCCCGGTCGTTTCCCAAATTAACGTTCAGTTCCACATGCTGCCCACAGTTCCCGCCATTCGGACGAGATGGCGGCCGACGCGCTCACCGGGCCAGGAAGTGCCAGCCGAGCCACCACCAGAATCCGAACACCCCGATCCGGCCCACCGGGACCGGCCCGACCTCGTAGCGCATCACGTACGCGCAGACGTCGCCGAGCGACGGCACCCGGGAGCCCGG comes from Micromonospora purpureochromogenes and encodes:
- a CDS encoding polyribonucleotide nucleotidyltransferase, with the translated sequence MTETNLGTESRTAVIDNGSFGTREITFSTGRLARQAAGSVVAQLGETVVLSATTAGKQPKEQFDFFPLTVDVEERMYAAGRIPGSFFRREGRPSEDAILTCRLIDRPLRPSFVKGLRNEVQVVETVLALDPQHPYDVVAINAASMSTKLSGLPFSGPIGATRMAHVDGQWVAFPTIEELARATFDMVVAGRALPDGDVAIMMVEAEATEHTVALVAGGAPAPTEEVVASGLEAAKPAIRELCRAQSELAEVAAKPVAEFPVFLDYQDDVYAAVAEVARADVAEALTIAGKAAREEALDRVKARVAEELGGRFEGREKELSAAFRSLTKSEVRNRVLREQIRIDGRGPRDIRPLTAEVGVLPRVHGSALFERGETQILGVTTLNMLRMEQSLDTLSPEKSKRYMHNYNFPPYSTGETGRVGSPKRREIGHGALAERALIPVLPAREEFPYAIRQVSEALGSNGSTSMGSVCASTLGLLSAGVPLKAPVAGIAMGLISDEVEGKTQYVTLTDILGAEDAFGDMDFKVAGTRDFVTALQLDTKLDGIPSDVLAAALQQAHEARQTILDVMQAAIEAPAEMSDYAPRVTTVKIPVDKIGMVIGPKGQTINAIQDETGAEISIEDDGTIYVGATNGPSAQAAVDRINGIANPTLPKVGERFLGTVVKTAAFGAFVSLLPGRDGLLHISKVGDGKRVEKVEDFLNVGDRVEVEIADIDARGKIYLDKVRPEGAEAPAAGEAAGGERPAGRGGDRGGDRAPRDRGDRGGDRGGRAPERGDRPQGGGEGGGEGGEGGERPRRRTRHS
- the rpsO gene encoding 30S ribosomal protein S15, with the protein product MALDQEAKATIRAEYATAEGDTGSPEVQVAVLTKRIAELTEHLKVHKHDHHSRRGLLLLVGRRRRLLNYVQKKDINRYRSLIERLGLRR
- a CDS encoding bifunctional riboflavin kinase/FAD synthetase; translation: MQRWRGYDAAPGGWGRSVVTIGVFDGVHKGHQATIGHAVARARELGVKSVVVTFDPHPAEVVRPGSHPAVLTEPARKAELIEDLGVDVLCVVPFTPEFSRLPAEAFVHDVLVEHLHAALVVVGDNFRFGHRAAGDVALLTRLGRTFGFGVEGAPLVAEAGTVFSSTYIRSCVDAGDVAAAAAALGRPHRLEGVVVRGDQRGRELGYPTANLLRHRYAAVPADGVYAARLVRRGQREPLAAAVSIGTNPTFSGRERRVEAYALDFSGDLYGERLALDFVAHLREQRRYDAIEPLVAQIAEDVERTRRAVG
- the truB gene encoding tRNA pseudouridine(55) synthase TruB; the protein is MSGDGLIVVDKPGGMTSHDVVARIRRLAKTRRVGHGGTLDPMATGVLVIGVGRATRLLTYVIGAGKSYTATVRLGQATVTDDAEGDVIATTPAGQLTDEAVRAAFAALAGEVDQVPSAVSAIKINGQRAYKRVREGESVELPARRVTISRLDVLAVRRDAPDVLDVDIDVTCSSGTYIRAIARDAGLALRVGGHLTALRRTAVGGFRLTEAATLDELEQRAPEVVNLPLDAAADRFFPRREASADEAKVLSHGGPLDAAGIAGPYAVFGPDGGLIAIVSERDGRARAEIVLAPA
- a CDS encoding MATE family efflux transporter; translated protein: MSQTATAAAIAPPRRIAALALPALVVLAAEPLYVLVDTAVVGHLGRVPLAALAVGGTVMTLTAWLGTVLAYGITGRAARRFGSGDRAAAVAEGVQASWLALGVGVLVALAMQLGGGALARTLAGGGDDVAGAAAQWLRIAALGAPGLLLAAAGNGWLRGIQDTRRPLVFVLAPNLLSALLCPLLVYPAGLGLAGSAVANAVAQTVSGALFAAALVRERVSLRPRPRLIRQQLALSRDLLVRGVAFQASFLSATAVAARFGAAAVGAHQIALQLWFFTALVLDALAIAAQALIGAALGAGDAAGARALARRFALLGGVAGVGFAVLIAAGAGVVPSWFSSDPQVREQAMVAWPWFVAMQPLAGVVFALDGVLIGAGDVRYLRNLTIVAALGGFLPAIWLAHGLDLGLGGIWAGLTLFIVIRLVALLLRLRSGGWAVIGAVR
- a CDS encoding P-loop NTPase family protein, producing the protein MRRILIVGSSGAGKSTLARAAARRLDLPLIHLDRHYWRPGWIPADDAAFHAQVAALAAGERWVMDGNYGSTLDLRLPRADLLVLVDLPWPLCLARVVRRRWDRRAADRPDLPAGCPERLDLGFLRYVWRYPGRSRPRVFAAVAAHAPDLPVVRLRTRRQVRRWLDALPSR
- a CDS encoding DUF6186 family protein, translated to MRTLAVTGFLTALLLFAAVEWSSRRPGSRVPSLGDVCAYVMRYEVGPVPVGRIGVFGFWWWLGWHFLAR